One Alicyclobacillus acidoterrestris DNA window includes the following coding sequences:
- a CDS encoding aminopeptidase, which yields MEEHLRKYAELAVKVGVNLQPGQNLVIGFGRRQVYAEHLEFARQLVDVAYDAGAKFVQVDWGDEWWIRETVKRGSLETLEARAKWQLEWVEHLAKEGAAFIAIPASNPDLYEGIDPARVTAAERAISSTFRDFDNRRTADQYRWTLASAPTQAWADKVHPELPEAERIDALWKDILFCARALGDNPVEDWRKHIDNLRKRSDYLNSLHIHSLHYQAPGTDLTVELAPKHYWTSAQKPALDGVPFVANMPTEEVFTSPSKYGVNGVVTSTMPLNHNGTTIHGIRLKFEKGRIVEYSAEQGEGALKNIVEADEGSHYLGEVALVPVDSPIAEMGQLFYNTLFDENASCHLAIGRAYPLVEGGENIGHGDYEAHGLNDSLMHVDFMIGSNQMNIDAITHDNQTIAIMRDGKWTTPV from the coding sequence GTGGAAGAACATCTGAGGAAGTATGCGGAATTAGCGGTGAAAGTCGGCGTCAACTTGCAGCCGGGGCAAAACTTGGTGATTGGATTTGGCCGTCGGCAGGTGTATGCAGAGCATTTGGAGTTCGCACGTCAATTGGTAGACGTGGCCTACGACGCGGGCGCTAAGTTTGTCCAAGTGGACTGGGGCGACGAATGGTGGATTCGTGAAACCGTGAAGCGCGGTTCATTGGAAACGCTCGAGGCACGCGCGAAGTGGCAACTTGAGTGGGTCGAGCATCTGGCCAAGGAAGGCGCCGCATTTATTGCCATCCCTGCGTCCAACCCAGACTTGTATGAGGGGATAGACCCAGCTCGTGTAACCGCCGCTGAACGCGCGATTAGCTCGACTTTCCGCGATTTCGACAACCGCCGTACCGCAGATCAGTACCGGTGGACGCTCGCTTCTGCGCCGACGCAGGCGTGGGCTGATAAAGTTCATCCGGAATTGCCTGAGGCAGAGCGCATTGACGCACTCTGGAAGGACATTCTGTTTTGTGCCCGGGCGCTTGGGGACAACCCTGTGGAGGATTGGCGCAAACACATCGACAACTTGCGCAAGCGCAGCGATTACCTCAATTCGCTGCACATTCACAGCCTGCATTACCAAGCACCTGGTACGGATCTCACGGTTGAACTGGCACCGAAACACTACTGGACCTCGGCACAAAAGCCGGCGCTTGACGGGGTTCCTTTTGTGGCCAACATGCCGACCGAGGAAGTTTTCACGTCCCCGAGCAAGTATGGCGTCAATGGCGTGGTCACGAGTACGATGCCACTGAACCACAACGGCACGACCATTCATGGCATTCGGTTGAAGTTTGAAAAGGGTCGGATTGTGGAATACAGCGCAGAACAAGGCGAGGGCGCGCTCAAGAATATCGTCGAGGCGGACGAGGGCAGCCATTATCTTGGTGAAGTGGCCTTGGTGCCGGTGGACTCGCCGATTGCCGAGATGGGTCAGTTATTCTACAACACGTTGTTCGACGAAAATGCCTCCTGCCACCTGGCGATTGGACGTGCGTACCCACTCGTTGAGGGCGGCGAGAACATTGGTCACGGTGATTATGAAGCGCATGGCTTAAACGACAGTTTGATGCATGTCGATTTCATGATTGGTTCCAATCAAATGAATATCGATGCCATTACGCACGACAACCAGACCATCGCCATTATGCGGGACGGTAAGTGGACCACACCCGTGTGA
- a CDS encoding TetR/AcrR family transcriptional regulator, whose amino-acid sequence MDLQMRVVEAAEQSFRQFGYKGTTMENVARIANVGKGTIYTFFPSKEALLEHILNRLVVEMRAVADGSIVAGDTFFNNLERALRSVLRFRAQHELLVKLAQEGKQLGTVAVIEGMARVEEAVLNYLRKHLEAGVANGDVKPCNTELVAFIMLRTYTAILVDWESRHEPLSDDALMQVFHVVFTEGLNRTQA is encoded by the coding sequence TTGGACCTTCAGATGAGAGTGGTCGAGGCGGCAGAGCAGTCATTTCGGCAATTTGGCTACAAGGGAACCACGATGGAGAATGTCGCTCGCATCGCCAATGTCGGCAAGGGGACCATTTACACGTTTTTCCCGAGTAAGGAAGCCTTGTTGGAGCATATTCTCAACCGGCTTGTGGTGGAGATGAGAGCCGTTGCGGATGGCTCCATTGTCGCTGGTGACACGTTCTTTAACAATCTGGAACGCGCGCTGCGCAGTGTTCTGCGGTTTCGCGCGCAGCATGAACTGCTCGTAAAACTCGCCCAGGAAGGCAAACAGCTGGGGACTGTGGCGGTCATCGAGGGCATGGCCCGCGTCGAGGAAGCCGTGTTGAATTATTTGCGTAAGCATTTGGAAGCCGGTGTGGCAAATGGAGACGTGAAGCCGTGCAACACGGAACTCGTTGCGTTTATCATGCTGCGTACCTACACCGCCATCCTGGTGGACTGGGAAAGTCGACATGAACCACTGTCAGACGATGCGTTGATGCAGGTGTTCCACGTCGTCTTTACGGAAGGGCTCAATCGCACCCAGGCCTGA
- a CDS encoding gamma-glutamyltransferase family protein, translated as MNFDALDYPYSSRRTAVYARRGMVATSQPLAAAAGLQVLQQGGNAIDAAVATAAALTVVEPTSNGIGSDSFAIVWHKGQLHGLNGSGVAPAGISLGELARRGYSEMPKFGWMPVTVPGTPAAWADLVERFGNLTLRQVLDPAIILARDGHPVSPTAAKYWALAAKRFASALEGPEFEHWFKTFTFDGRAPKPGETFRSAGHARTLELIGQSGAKAFYEGELAEEIERFARETGGLLAKADLAAHRSDWVNPVSIQYRGYDVWELPPNGQGIVALMALNILKGYDFSTMDVRERTHLQLEAMKLAFADGKRHIADPRHAEIPLDMLLSDEHAAQQRDRIGETALLPDPGAPVLGGTVYLATADGEGNMVSYIQSNYMGFGSGVVVPNTGIALQNRGHNFSMDPAHKNALAPGKRPYHTIIPGFLTKDGAAVGPFGVMGGFMQPQGHVQVMMNTLDFSMNPQAALDAPRWQWMQDNQVSIEETYGADVIEDLRRRGHEVDVAEDVGGFGRGQIIWRTEEGTLVGGTEPRTDGSIAAW; from the coding sequence ATGAATTTTGATGCGCTTGATTATCCGTACTCGTCGCGAAGGACAGCGGTCTACGCGAGGCGTGGGATGGTGGCGACCTCGCAACCATTGGCCGCAGCAGCTGGGCTGCAGGTGCTCCAGCAAGGCGGTAATGCGATAGATGCTGCCGTTGCAACCGCAGCGGCATTGACTGTAGTGGAACCTACATCGAATGGTATTGGCAGCGATTCGTTTGCGATTGTCTGGCACAAGGGCCAGTTACACGGGTTAAATGGCAGTGGTGTCGCGCCTGCTGGCATCAGTCTCGGGGAACTCGCGAGACGCGGGTACAGCGAGATGCCGAAATTTGGCTGGATGCCGGTCACGGTGCCTGGTACGCCGGCGGCGTGGGCCGATTTAGTAGAGCGCTTTGGCAACCTGACTTTACGCCAAGTACTTGATCCAGCCATCATCCTCGCCCGGGACGGTCACCCGGTGTCCCCGACTGCTGCGAAGTATTGGGCGCTTGCCGCCAAGCGATTTGCCTCTGCGCTGGAGGGGCCAGAGTTTGAACATTGGTTTAAGACATTTACGTTTGACGGACGGGCGCCAAAACCCGGTGAGACGTTCCGGAGCGCAGGACACGCGCGCACGCTGGAACTGATTGGGCAGTCTGGTGCTAAAGCATTTTATGAGGGGGAGCTCGCGGAGGAGATAGAGCGGTTTGCCCGTGAGACCGGCGGTTTGCTGGCCAAGGCAGATCTCGCCGCCCATCGGTCTGACTGGGTCAATCCAGTCAGCATTCAATACCGCGGCTATGATGTGTGGGAATTGCCTCCAAATGGTCAAGGCATTGTCGCGCTAATGGCGCTCAATATTCTCAAGGGCTACGACTTTTCGACAATGGATGTTCGCGAGCGTACTCATTTGCAGTTGGAAGCGATGAAACTCGCCTTTGCGGATGGGAAGCGGCATATTGCAGATCCGCGGCATGCGGAGATTCCGCTGGATATGTTGCTTTCTGATGAGCACGCAGCACAGCAGCGCGATCGCATTGGCGAAACCGCGTTGTTGCCGGATCCTGGTGCGCCGGTGCTTGGCGGTACCGTATACTTAGCGACTGCAGACGGCGAGGGAAACATGGTCTCCTATATTCAGAGCAATTATATGGGGTTTGGCTCGGGCGTGGTCGTGCCGAATACAGGCATCGCGTTGCAAAATCGAGGGCATAATTTCTCGATGGATCCGGCCCATAAAAACGCATTAGCGCCCGGCAAACGACCGTACCACACGATTATCCCAGGATTTCTCACAAAGGATGGCGCTGCTGTTGGACCATTTGGCGTCATGGGCGGCTTTATGCAACCGCAAGGCCACGTTCAGGTGATGATGAACACGCTCGACTTCTCGATGAATCCCCAGGCGGCCTTGGATGCGCCACGTTGGCAGTGGATGCAGGACAATCAAGTTAGCATTGAGGAGACCTATGGCGCCGATGTAATAGAGGATTTGCGTAGACGAGGGCACGAGGTCGATGTCGCAGAAGATGTCGGCGGTTTTGGACGCGGCCAAATCATTTGGCGGACAGAAGAGGGAACCCTTGTCGGGGGGACGGAGCCTCGTACGGACGGATCGATTGCCGCTTGGTAA